A region from the Prionailurus viverrinus isolate Anna chromosome E2, UM_Priviv_1.0, whole genome shotgun sequence genome encodes:
- the LENG1 gene encoding leukocyte receptor cluster member 1, whose protein sequence is MPLTALGFGDSQDSEAPPPLDSSERLSFINKDGPPSLQRVVCKSHPAAGAGEESRTSQSSELALTRLDRRAGQLAAASGSGWRRACQWVTGYDAMNILPKKSWHVRNKDNVARVRRDEAQAREEEKERERRVLLAQQEARTEFLRKKARRQNSLPELEAAEAGAPTPGPVDLFRELLEEGKGVTRGNKEYEEEKRQEKERQEKALGILTYLGQSAAEAQTQPPWYQLPPGRGAPPPGPGPDEKIKQRLDPLREMQKHLKKKRQHSGDGGHSRKGKEGPDKQRPEARPSLDQLRAERLRREATERARAEALLARVRGTAPPEEQPVEMDERRGRYNSQFNPQWARRPANKTPALTDSWGDRRGRSCQPSYKTIYS, encoded by the exons ATGCCCTTAACAGCCTTGGGATTCGGGGATTCCCAGGACTCTGAAGCTCCCCCACCCTTGGACTCCAGTGAACGTCTCTCTTTTATCAATAAAGATGGCCCGCCCAGCTTGCAGAGAGTTGTTTGTAAATCGCATCCtgcagcgggggcgggggaggagtcGAGAACAAGCCAATCAAGTGAATTGGCCTTGACAAGACTTGACAGACGAGCCGGCCAATTAGCGGCCGCGTCCG GAAGTGGTTGGAGGCGGGCCTGCCAGTGGGTGACCGGCTACGACGCCATGAATATCTTGCCCAAGAAGAGCTGGCACGTCCGGAACAAAGACAATGTCGCCCGTGTGCGGCGTGACGAGGCTCAGGCccgggaggaggagaaagagcgTGAGCGGAGAGTGCTGCTCGCTCAGCAGGAG GCCCGCACAGAATTCCTACGGAAGAAAGCCAGGCGTCAGAACTCACTACCTGAGCTGGAAGCAGCAGAGGCAGGAGCCCCGACTCCCGGCCCTGTGGACCTATTCCGGGAGCTgctagaggaagggaaaggggtgaCCAGAGGCAACAAAGAGTACGAGGAAGAAAAGCGACAGGAGAAA GAGAGGCAGGAGAAAGCTCTGGGGATCCTCACATACCTGGGCCAGAGTGCTGCAGAAGCCCAGACTCAACCGCCTTGGTACCAGCTCCCCCCAGGGCGGGGGGCGCCCCCACCTGGCCCAGGTCCAGATGAAAAGATCAAGCAGCGCCTGGACCCTCTGCGGGAGATGCAGAAGCACTTGAAGAAGAAGAGGCAGCACAGTGGTGATGGTGGTCacagcagaaagggaaaggaggggCCGGACAAGCAGCGGCCGGAAGC ACGCCCATCCCTGGACCAGCTTCGAGCTGAACGTCTCCGGCGGGAAGCAACAGAGCGTGCTCGGGCAGAGGCCCTGCTGGCCCGAGTGAGGGGCACGGCCCCCCCGGAGGAACAGCCTGTGGAGATGGACGAACGGCGGGGGCGGTACAACTCCCAGTTCAACCCCCAGTGGGCCCGGCGCCCTGCCAACAAGACCCCAGCGCTTACGGACTCCTGGGGGGATAGGAGAGGCCGCAGCTGCCAGCCGTCATATAAAactatttattcataa
- the PRPF31 gene encoding U4/U6 small nuclear ribonucleoprotein Prp31, with the protein MSLADELLADLEEAAEEEEGGSYGEEEEEPAIEDVQEETQLDLSGDSVKSIAKLWDSKMFAEIMMKIEEYISKQAKASEVMGPVEAAPEYRVIVDANNLTVEIENELNIIHKFIRDKYSKRFPELESLVPNALDYIRTVKELGNSLDKCKNNENLQQILTNATIMVVSVTASTTQGQQLSEEELERLEEACDMALELNASKHRIYEYVESRMSFIAPNLSIIIGASTAAKIMGVAGGLTNLSKMPACNIMLLGAQRKTLSGFSSTSVLPHTGYIYHSDIVQSLPPDLRRKAARLVAAKCTLAARVDSFHESTEGKVGYELKDEIERKFDKWQEPPPVKQVKPLPAPLDGQRKKRGGRRYRKMKERLGLTEIRKQANRMSFGEIEEDAYQEDLGFSLGHLGKSGSGRVRQTQVNEATKARISKTLQRTLQKQSVVYGGKSTIRDRSSGTASSVAFTPLQGLEIVNPQAAEKKVAEANQKYFSSMAEFLKVKGEKSGIMST; encoded by the exons ATGTCTCTGGCAGATGAGCTTCTGGCTGACCTTGAGGAAGCGgcggaagaggaggaaggaggaagctatggggaggaagaagaggagccGGCGATCGAGGATGTGCAGGAGGAGACACAGCTGGATCTTTCCGGGGATTCGGTCAAGAGCATCGCCAAGCTGTGGGACAGCAAGATG TTTGCTGAGATCATGATGAAGATCGAGGAGTATATCAGCAAGCAAGCCAAAGCTTCAGAAG TGATGGGACCAGTCGAGGCGGCCCCTGAATACCGGGTCATCGTGGACGCTAACAACCTGACCGTGGAGATCGAGAACGAACTGA ACATCATCCACAAGTTCATCCGGGATAAGTACTCAAAGCGATTCCCCGAACTGGAGTCCCTGGTCCCCAACGCACTGGATTACATCCGCACGGTCAAG GAGCTGGGCAACAGCCTGGACAAGTGCAAGAACAACGAGAACCTGCAGCAGATCCTGACCAACGCCACCATCATGGTCGTCAGCGTCACCGCCTCCACCACCCAGGG GCAGCAGCTGTCGGAGGAGGAGCTGGAGCGGCTGGAGGAGGCCTGTGACATGGCACTGGAGCTAAACGCCTCCAAGCACCGCATCTACGAGTACGTGGAGTCTCGGATGTCCTTCATCGCGCCCAACCTCTCCATCATCATCGGGGCGTCCACAGCCGCAAAGATCATGG GGGTGGCTGGGGGCCTGACCAACCTCTCCAAGATGCCCGCCTGCAACATCATGCTGCTTGGGGCCCAGCGCAAGACGCTGTCTGGCTTCTCGTCCACCTCTGTGCTGCCCCACACTGGCTACATCTACCACAGCGACATCGTGCAGTCTCTGCCCCCG GATCTCCGACGGAAAGCGGCCCGGCTGGTGGCGGCCAAGTGCACGCTGGCAGCCCGCGTGGACAGTTTCCACGAGAGCACAGAGGGGAAG GTGGGCTACGAGCTGAAGGACGAGATCGAGCGGAAGTTTGACAAGTGGCAGGAGCCACCCCCTGTGAAGCAGGTAAAGCCGCTGCCTGCGCCCCTGGACGGGCAGCGCAAGAAGCGAGGCGGCCGCAG GTACCGCAAGATGAAGGAGCGGTTGGGGCTGACCGAGATCCGGAAGCAGGCCAACCGCATGAGCTTTGGAGAG ATCGAGGAGGACGCCTACCAGGAGGACCTGGGCTTCAGCCTGGGCCATCTGGGCAAATCAGGCAGCGGGCGGGTACGGCAGACACAGGTGAACGAGGCCACCAAAGCCAGGATCTCCAAGACACTGCAG cgGACACTGCAGAAGCAGAGTGTGGTGTACGGAGGGAAGTCCACCATCCGCGACCGTTCCTCAGGGACAGCCTCCAGTGTGGCCTTCACCCCACTCCAG GGCCTGGAGATTGTGAACCCGCAAGCAGCCGAGAAGAAGGTGGCCGAGGCCAACCAGAAGTATTTCTCCAGCATGGCCGAGTTCCTCAAGGTCAAGGGCGAGAAGAGCGGCATCATGTCCACCTGA
- the TFPT gene encoding TCF3 fusion partner isoform X1 gives MELEQREGTMAAVGFEEFSAPPGSELALPPLFGGHILESELETEVEFVSGGLGGSGLRERDEEEEAARGQRRRQRELNRRKYQALGRRCREIEQVNERVLNRLHQVQRITRRLQQERRFLMRVLDAYGDDYRASQLTIVLEDEGSQGTDAPTPGNAENEPPEKEGLSPPRRTPAPPEPSSPTPGEGPSGRKRRRGPRDGRRAGAVLTPELAPVQIKVEEDFGFEADEALDSSWVSRGPDKLLPYPTLASPAFD, from the exons atggAACTGGAACAGAGAGAAGG GACCATGGCAGCTGTGGGCTTTGAGGAGTTCTCAGCGCCGCCAGGCTCAGAGTTGGCTCTGCCTCCGCTGTTCGGTGGTCACATCTTGGAGAGCGAGCTGGAGACAGAAGTGGAGTTCGTGTCTGGGGGTCTGGGCGGCTCTGGGCTCCGGGAGCGAGATGAAGAGGAAGAGGCCGCCCGGGGACAGCGGCGGCGCCAGCGAGAACTAAATCGAAGGAAGTACCAGGCGCTAGGTCGGCGCTGCCGGGAGATCGAGCAG GTGAACGAGCGGGTCCTGAACAGGCTCCACCAGGTGCAGAGGATAACCCGGAGGCTTCAGCAGGAGCGGAG GTTCCTCATGAGAGTGCTGGATGCCTACGGCGATGACTACCGCGCCAGCCAGCTCACCATCGTGCTGGAG gACGAGGGCAGCCAGGGCACAGATGCTCCCACCCCTGGCAACGCGGAGAACGAGCCCCCAGAGAAGGAGGGGCTGTCCCCGCCCCGAAGGACACCCGCACCCCCGGAACCCAGCAGCCCGACCCCTGGTGAGGGGCCCAGCGGGCGCAAGAGGCGGCGAGGGCCCCGGGATGGACGCCGAGCTGGAGCTGTGCTGACTCCAGAACTGGCCCCAGTGCAG aTTAAGGTGGAGGAAGACTTCGGCTTCGAAGCAGATGAGGCCCTGGACTCCAGCTGGGTTTCTCGGGGGCCAGACAAACTGCTGCCCTACCCCACTCTAGCCAGCCCCGCCTTTGACTGA
- the CNOT3 gene encoding CCR4-NOT transcription complex subunit 3 isoform X1 encodes MADKRKLQGEIDRCLKKVSEGVEQFEDIWQKLHNAANANQKEKYEADLKKEIKKLQRLRDQIKTWVASNEIKDKRQLIDNRKLIETQMERFKVVERETKTKAYSKEGLGLAQKVDPAQKEKEEVGQWLTNTIDTLNMQVDQFESEVESLSVQTRKKKGDKDQKQDRIEGLKRHIEKHRYHVRMLETILRMLDNDSILVDAIRKIKDDVEYYVDSSQDPDFEENEFLYDDLDLEDIPQALVATSPPSHSHMEDEIFNQSSSTPTSTTSSSPIPPSPANCTTENSEDDKKRGRSTDSEVSQSPAKNGSKPVHSSQHPQSPAVPPSYPSGPPPAASALSTAPGNNGASTPAAPSSALGPKASPAPSHNSGTPAPYAQAVAPPAPSGSSTTQPRPPSVQPGGGGGGGGSSNSSGGAGTGKQNGATSYSSVVADSPAEVALGSSGGNNASSQALGPPSGPHNPPPSTTKEPSAAAPTGAGGVAPGSGNNTGGPSLLVPLPVNPPSSPTPSFSEAKAAGALLNGPPQFSTAPEIKAPEPLSSLKSMAERAAISSGIEDPVPTLHLTERDIILSSTSAPPASAQPPLQLSEVNIPLSLGVCPLGPVPLTKEQLYQQAMEEAAWHHMPHPSDSERIRQYLPRNPCPTPPYHHQMPPPHSDTVEFYQRLSTETLFFIFYYLEGTKAQYLAAKALKKQSWRFHTKYMMWFQRHEEPKTITDEFEQGTYIYFDYEKWGQRKKEGFTFEYRYLEDRDLQ; translated from the exons ATGGCGGACAAGCGCAAACTCCAAG GTGAGATTGATCGCTGCCTCAAGAAGGTGTCCGAGGGCGTGGAGCAGTTCGAAGACATTTGGCAGAAG CTCCACAATGCAGCCAACGCGAACCAGAAAGAGAAGTATGAGGCTGACCTAAAGAAGGAGATTAAGAAGCTTCAA CGGCTGAGGGACCAGATCAAGACATGGGTAGCGTCCAACGAGATCAAGGACAAGAGGCAGCTCATAGACAACCGCAAGCTCATCGAGACG CAAATGGAACGGTTCAAAGTTGTGGAGCGAGAGACCAAGACCAAAGCCTACAGCAAGGAGGGCCTGGGCCTGGCACAGAAGGTGGACCCCgcccagaaggagaaagaggaggttGGCCAGTGGCTCACG AATACCATCGACACCCTAAACATGCAGGTGGACCAGTTTGAGAGTGAAGTGGAGTCCCTGTCGGTGCAGACCCGCAAAAAGAAGGGTGACAAGGAT CAGAAGCAGGACCGGATCGAGGGCCTGAAGCGGCACATCGAGAAACATCGCTACCACGTGCGCATGCTGGAGACCATCCTGCGCATGCTGGACAATGACTCCATCCTCGTGGATGCCATCCGCAAGATCAAGGACGACGTCGAGTACTATGTTGACTCGTCCCAGGACCCCGACTTCGAGGAGAACGAGTTTCTCTATGACGACCTGGACCTCGAGGACATTC cacAGGCGCTGGTCGCCACCTCCCCCCCCAGCCACAGTCACATGGAGGATGAGATCTTCAACCAGTCCAGCAGCACacccacctccaccacctccaGCTCTCCCATCCCACCCAGCCCGGCCAACTGCACCACA GAAAACTCTGAGGATGACAAGAAGAGGGGGCGCTCCACGGACAGTGAAGTCAGCCAG TCTCCCGCCAAAAATGGCTCCAAGCCCGTCCACAGCAGCCAGCACCCTCAATCCCCGGCTGTGCCGCCCAGCTACCCGTCTGGCCCCCCGCCCGCCGCCTCCGCCCTGAGCACCGCCCCTGGCAACAACGGGGCCTCCACGCCAGCAGCGCCCTCAAGTGCCCTGGGTCCCAAGGCCAGCCCAGCTCCCAGCCACAATTCAGGCACCCCCGCCCCCTATGCCCAGGCTGTGGCCCCACCGGCCCCCAGTGGGTCCAGCACCACTCAGCCCCGGCCCCCCAGCGTCCAgcccggtgggggagggggcggcggaggcagcagcaacagcagcggAGGGGCAGGCACCGGCAAGCAGAACGGTGCCACCA gtTACAGCTCGGTGGTGGCAGACAGCCCGGCCGAGGTGGCTCTCGGCAGCAGTGGGGGCAACAATGCCAGcagccaggccctgggccccCCGTCTGGCCCCCACAACCCCCCTCCCAGTACCAC gAAGGAACCCAGTGCGGCAGCCCCAacaggggctgggggtgtggCCCCAGGCTCAGGGAACAACACAGGGGGTCCCAGCCTCCTGGTGCCGCTTCCTGTGAACCCCCCCAGTTCTCCGACACCCAGCTTCAGCGAGGCCAAGGCAGCTGGCGCCCTGCTCAACGGACCCCCACAGTTCAGCACCGCCCCGGAGATCAAG gctccTGAGCCTCTGAGCTCTCTCAAGTCCATGGCAGAGCGGGCAGCCATCAGCTCCGGCATCGAGGACCCTGTGCCAACACTGCACCTAACCGAGCGAG acATCATCTTGAGCAGCACGTCCGCGCCTCCAGCCTCAGCCCAACCACCCCTCCAGCTGTCGGAAGTGAACATCCCACTGTCACTGGGGGTGTGTCCACTGGGGCCCGTACCCCTCACCAAGGAGCAGCTGTACCAGCAGGCCATGGAGGAGGCCGCCTGGCATCACATGCCCCACCCCTCAGACTCCGAGCGTATCCG GCAGTACCTCCCTCGGAACCCCTGCCCGACGCCCCCCTACCACCACCAGATGCCACCCCCACATTCGGACACCGTGGAGTTCTACCAGCGCCTGTCCACCGAGACCCTCTTCTTCATCTTCTACTATCTGGAG GGCACGAAGGCACAGTACCTGGCAGCCAAGGCCCTGAAGAAGCAGTCCTGGCGATTCCACACCAAGTACATGATGTGGTTCCAGAGGCACGAGGAGCCCAAGACCATCACTGATGAGTTTGAGCAG GGCACCTACATCTACTTTGACTACGAGAAGTGGGGCCAGCGGAAGAAGGAAGGCTTCACCTTTGAGTACCGCTACCTGGAGGACCGGGACCTCCAGTGA
- the CNOT3 gene encoding CCR4-NOT transcription complex subunit 3 isoform X2, whose product MADKRKLQGEIDRCLKKVSEGVEQFEDIWQKLHNAANANQKEKYEADLKKEIKKLQRLRDQIKTWVASNEIKDKRQLIDNRKLIETQMERFKVVERETKTKAYSKEGLGLAQKVDPAQKEKEEVGQWLTNTIDTLNMQVDQFESEVESLSVQTRKKKGDKDKQDRIEGLKRHIEKHRYHVRMLETILRMLDNDSILVDAIRKIKDDVEYYVDSSQDPDFEENEFLYDDLDLEDIPQALVATSPPSHSHMEDEIFNQSSSTPTSTTSSSPIPPSPANCTTENSEDDKKRGRSTDSEVSQSPAKNGSKPVHSSQHPQSPAVPPSYPSGPPPAASALSTAPGNNGASTPAAPSSALGPKASPAPSHNSGTPAPYAQAVAPPAPSGSSTTQPRPPSVQPGGGGGGGGSSNSSGGAGTGKQNGATSYSSVVADSPAEVALGSSGGNNASSQALGPPSGPHNPPPSTTKEPSAAAPTGAGGVAPGSGNNTGGPSLLVPLPVNPPSSPTPSFSEAKAAGALLNGPPQFSTAPEIKAPEPLSSLKSMAERAAISSGIEDPVPTLHLTERDIILSSTSAPPASAQPPLQLSEVNIPLSLGVCPLGPVPLTKEQLYQQAMEEAAWHHMPHPSDSERIRQYLPRNPCPTPPYHHQMPPPHSDTVEFYQRLSTETLFFIFYYLEGTKAQYLAAKALKKQSWRFHTKYMMWFQRHEEPKTITDEFEQGTYIYFDYEKWGQRKKEGFTFEYRYLEDRDLQ is encoded by the exons ATGGCGGACAAGCGCAAACTCCAAG GTGAGATTGATCGCTGCCTCAAGAAGGTGTCCGAGGGCGTGGAGCAGTTCGAAGACATTTGGCAGAAG CTCCACAATGCAGCCAACGCGAACCAGAAAGAGAAGTATGAGGCTGACCTAAAGAAGGAGATTAAGAAGCTTCAA CGGCTGAGGGACCAGATCAAGACATGGGTAGCGTCCAACGAGATCAAGGACAAGAGGCAGCTCATAGACAACCGCAAGCTCATCGAGACG CAAATGGAACGGTTCAAAGTTGTGGAGCGAGAGACCAAGACCAAAGCCTACAGCAAGGAGGGCCTGGGCCTGGCACAGAAGGTGGACCCCgcccagaaggagaaagaggaggttGGCCAGTGGCTCACG AATACCATCGACACCCTAAACATGCAGGTGGACCAGTTTGAGAGTGAAGTGGAGTCCCTGTCGGTGCAGACCCGCAAAAAGAAGGGTGACAAGGAT AAGCAGGACCGGATCGAGGGCCTGAAGCGGCACATCGAGAAACATCGCTACCACGTGCGCATGCTGGAGACCATCCTGCGCATGCTGGACAATGACTCCATCCTCGTGGATGCCATCCGCAAGATCAAGGACGACGTCGAGTACTATGTTGACTCGTCCCAGGACCCCGACTTCGAGGAGAACGAGTTTCTCTATGACGACCTGGACCTCGAGGACATTC cacAGGCGCTGGTCGCCACCTCCCCCCCCAGCCACAGTCACATGGAGGATGAGATCTTCAACCAGTCCAGCAGCACacccacctccaccacctccaGCTCTCCCATCCCACCCAGCCCGGCCAACTGCACCACA GAAAACTCTGAGGATGACAAGAAGAGGGGGCGCTCCACGGACAGTGAAGTCAGCCAG TCTCCCGCCAAAAATGGCTCCAAGCCCGTCCACAGCAGCCAGCACCCTCAATCCCCGGCTGTGCCGCCCAGCTACCCGTCTGGCCCCCCGCCCGCCGCCTCCGCCCTGAGCACCGCCCCTGGCAACAACGGGGCCTCCACGCCAGCAGCGCCCTCAAGTGCCCTGGGTCCCAAGGCCAGCCCAGCTCCCAGCCACAATTCAGGCACCCCCGCCCCCTATGCCCAGGCTGTGGCCCCACCGGCCCCCAGTGGGTCCAGCACCACTCAGCCCCGGCCCCCCAGCGTCCAgcccggtgggggagggggcggcggaggcagcagcaacagcagcggAGGGGCAGGCACCGGCAAGCAGAACGGTGCCACCA gtTACAGCTCGGTGGTGGCAGACAGCCCGGCCGAGGTGGCTCTCGGCAGCAGTGGGGGCAACAATGCCAGcagccaggccctgggccccCCGTCTGGCCCCCACAACCCCCCTCCCAGTACCAC gAAGGAACCCAGTGCGGCAGCCCCAacaggggctgggggtgtggCCCCAGGCTCAGGGAACAACACAGGGGGTCCCAGCCTCCTGGTGCCGCTTCCTGTGAACCCCCCCAGTTCTCCGACACCCAGCTTCAGCGAGGCCAAGGCAGCTGGCGCCCTGCTCAACGGACCCCCACAGTTCAGCACCGCCCCGGAGATCAAG gctccTGAGCCTCTGAGCTCTCTCAAGTCCATGGCAGAGCGGGCAGCCATCAGCTCCGGCATCGAGGACCCTGTGCCAACACTGCACCTAACCGAGCGAG acATCATCTTGAGCAGCACGTCCGCGCCTCCAGCCTCAGCCCAACCACCCCTCCAGCTGTCGGAAGTGAACATCCCACTGTCACTGGGGGTGTGTCCACTGGGGCCCGTACCCCTCACCAAGGAGCAGCTGTACCAGCAGGCCATGGAGGAGGCCGCCTGGCATCACATGCCCCACCCCTCAGACTCCGAGCGTATCCG GCAGTACCTCCCTCGGAACCCCTGCCCGACGCCCCCCTACCACCACCAGATGCCACCCCCACATTCGGACACCGTGGAGTTCTACCAGCGCCTGTCCACCGAGACCCTCTTCTTCATCTTCTACTATCTGGAG GGCACGAAGGCACAGTACCTGGCAGCCAAGGCCCTGAAGAAGCAGTCCTGGCGATTCCACACCAAGTACATGATGTGGTTCCAGAGGCACGAGGAGCCCAAGACCATCACTGATGAGTTTGAGCAG GGCACCTACATCTACTTTGACTACGAGAAGTGGGGCCAGCGGAAGAAGGAAGGCTTCACCTTTGAGTACCGCTACCTGGAGGACCGGGACCTCCAGTGA
- the TFPT gene encoding TCF3 fusion partner isoform X2 — protein sequence MAAVGFEEFSAPPGSELALPPLFGGHILESELETEVEFVSGGLGGSGLRERDEEEEAARGQRRRQRELNRRKYQALGRRCREIEQVNERVLNRLHQVQRITRRLQQERRFLMRVLDAYGDDYRASQLTIVLEDEGSQGTDAPTPGNAENEPPEKEGLSPPRRTPAPPEPSSPTPGEGPSGRKRRRGPRDGRRAGAVLTPELAPVQIKVEEDFGFEADEALDSSWVSRGPDKLLPYPTLASPAFD from the exons ATGGCAGCTGTGGGCTTTGAGGAGTTCTCAGCGCCGCCAGGCTCAGAGTTGGCTCTGCCTCCGCTGTTCGGTGGTCACATCTTGGAGAGCGAGCTGGAGACAGAAGTGGAGTTCGTGTCTGGGGGTCTGGGCGGCTCTGGGCTCCGGGAGCGAGATGAAGAGGAAGAGGCCGCCCGGGGACAGCGGCGGCGCCAGCGAGAACTAAATCGAAGGAAGTACCAGGCGCTAGGTCGGCGCTGCCGGGAGATCGAGCAG GTGAACGAGCGGGTCCTGAACAGGCTCCACCAGGTGCAGAGGATAACCCGGAGGCTTCAGCAGGAGCGGAG GTTCCTCATGAGAGTGCTGGATGCCTACGGCGATGACTACCGCGCCAGCCAGCTCACCATCGTGCTGGAG gACGAGGGCAGCCAGGGCACAGATGCTCCCACCCCTGGCAACGCGGAGAACGAGCCCCCAGAGAAGGAGGGGCTGTCCCCGCCCCGAAGGACACCCGCACCCCCGGAACCCAGCAGCCCGACCCCTGGTGAGGGGCCCAGCGGGCGCAAGAGGCGGCGAGGGCCCCGGGATGGACGCCGAGCTGGAGCTGTGCTGACTCCAGAACTGGCCCCAGTGCAG aTTAAGGTGGAGGAAGACTTCGGCTTCGAAGCAGATGAGGCCCTGGACTCCAGCTGGGTTTCTCGGGGGCCAGACAAACTGCTGCCCTACCCCACTCTAGCCAGCCCCGCCTTTGACTGA